The genomic region CCTGAAGGGCCAGGGGCCCCAGGCCTGGCCGCAGTGCGGCAAGCAGGCCGGCCTCAGCCGCAGCGGCCAGGCGCCCGCGGCAGCGTCGCAGGGCCAGGCGCCGAAGGCGCAAGGTGCGCAGGCCCCACAGGGGGCGAAGACCGAGACGCGGCAGACGAAGGCCACCGGGCAGCAGGGCACCATGCCCCGCCCCACCGGAACCTCCGTGCTGCCGAACCCGTATGTGGTCGCGCCCGGTGACTCGCTCTCGGTGATCGCCACCGAGCAGCACGTCGAGGGCGGCTGGCAGGCGCTCTACGAGACCAACCGCGCCACCGTGGGAAGCAACCCGGACATGATCTTCCCCGGGCAGCGGCTCACCCTGCGGATCACCGGGGCCCCGCCCGCGCAGAACCCGGAGAAGCCGCCGCGCACGGCCGACCCGGTGAAGCCCGTGGAGCCGGCGGCGGAGAAGCCGGCCCAGAAACCTGCCGAAAAGCCCGCGGAGAAACCGGCCGAAAAGCCGGCGGAGAAGCCTGCCGAGAAGCCGGCCCCGGAGCCAGCCTCAGCGCAGCAGAAGCCCGCCGCGGGCGGATTCTCCGCCCCCGTCGACGCCTCCATCGGTACCGCCTACCGCGTCGCGGGCTCCTCCTGGTCCAGCGGCTACCACACGGGTGTCGACTTCCCGGTGGCGACCGGAACCTCCGTCAAGTCGGTCGGCCCCGGCCAGGTCGTCTCCGCCGGCTGGGCGGGTGCGTACGGCTACCAGGTCGTCATCCGGCACACCGACGGCCGGTACTCCCAGTACGCCCACCTGTCGGCGCTCGGCGTCAAGTCCGGCCAGCAGGTCTCCGGAGGCCAGC from Streptomyces sp. NBC_00190 harbors:
- a CDS encoding transglycosylase family protein, whose product is MGVRGRHRRYQPSSINRASLAVTAGGAGIALPFIGAGAAHAASVDTWNNVAACESTNNWHVNTGNGYYGGLQFSQSTWRAFGGTVYAARADLATKDQQIAVAEKVLKGQGPQAWPQCGKQAGLSRSGQAPAAASQGQAPKAQGAQAPQGAKTETRQTKATGQQGTMPRPTGTSVLPNPYVVAPGDSLSVIATEQHVEGGWQALYETNRATVGSNPDMIFPGQRLTLRITGAPPAQNPEKPPRTADPVKPVEPAAEKPAQKPAEKPAEKPAEKPAEKPAEKPAPEPASAQQKPAAGGFSAPVDASIGTAYRVAGSSWSSGYHTGVDFPVATGTSVKSVGPGQVVSAGWAGAYGYQVVIRHTDGRYSQYAHLSALGVKSGQQVSGGQRIGRSGSTGNASGPHLHFEMRTGPGYGSDIDPLKYLRSHGADI